A single Sphingomonas sp. IW22 DNA region contains:
- a CDS encoding ATP12 family chaperone protein translates to MKRFWSDVAVVADNGYGIALDRQPVRTPGRAPLALPTRALADAVAAEWNAVEGQIDPRAMPLTGLANAAIDRIMPDSALFAAGLARYAESDLLCYRADTPAPLVERQAAAWDPLLEWARGRYDVHFEITGGVMHVAQPPATIARLSEAIAARDAFELAPLSIVTTITGSLVMALALAERAFAADTLWHAAQVDEDWQREQWGEDALANQTRESRRAEYDAAARFLAASQTRDAPTDP, encoded by the coding sequence ATGAAGCGGTTCTGGAGCGACGTCGCGGTGGTGGCCGATAACGGCTATGGCATCGCGCTGGACCGGCAACCGGTCAGAACGCCCGGTCGCGCGCCGCTGGCCCTGCCGACGCGGGCGCTGGCCGATGCCGTTGCGGCGGAGTGGAATGCGGTCGAGGGGCAAATCGACCCCCGCGCCATGCCGCTGACGGGGCTGGCCAACGCCGCCATCGACCGGATCATGCCCGACTCCGCATTGTTTGCCGCCGGGCTTGCGCGATATGCCGAAAGCGACCTGCTATGCTATCGCGCCGACACCCCTGCCCCGCTGGTCGAGCGACAGGCGGCGGCGTGGGACCCGCTGCTGGAATGGGCGCGCGGACGATATGATGTGCATTTCGAGATTACCGGCGGCGTGATGCACGTCGCGCAGCCGCCCGCGACCATCGCGCGGCTGAGCGAAGCCATTGCCGCGCGCGACGCGTTCGAGCTGGCGCCGTTATCGATCGTCACCACGATCACCGGGTCGCTGGTCATGGCGCTGGCATTGGCCGAGCGGGCGTTTGCGGCGGATACGCTCTGGCATGCCGCGCAGGTGGATGAGGACTGGCAGCGCGAACAATGGGGCGAGGATGCGCTCGCCAACCAGACGCGCGAGAGCCGCCGGGCGGAATATGATGCCGCGGCGCGCTTTCTGGCGGCCAGCCAGACTAGGGACGCGCCAACCGATCCTTGA
- the crcB gene encoding fluoride efflux transporter CrcB, which translates to MAYILVMLGGAIGSAARFAVGRIAMGLMGPNWPWGTLAVNLIGGLAMGLLAGSLARIGDGGEHVRLLIGVGALGGFTTFSAFTLELVTMLERGDLFIGFGYALLSVVGAAVALFGGLLMMRAMP; encoded by the coding sequence ATGGCATATATTCTGGTGATGCTGGGCGGGGCGATCGGCTCGGCCGCTCGATTCGCGGTCGGGCGGATCGCGATGGGGCTGATGGGTCCGAACTGGCCGTGGGGCACGCTGGCCGTCAACCTGATCGGCGGGCTGGCCATGGGTCTGCTGGCAGGTTCGCTGGCGCGGATCGGCGATGGCGGCGAACATGTGCGGCTGTTGATCGGCGTCGGCGCGCTGGGCGGTTTCACCACCTTTTCCGCCTTCACGCTTGAGTTGGTGACCATGCTGGAGCGGGGCGACCTGTTTATCGGCTTTGGCTATGCGCTGTTGTCGGTCGTCGGCGCTGCGGTTGCGCTGTTCGGTGGCCTGCTGATGATGCGGGCAATGCCATGA
- a CDS encoding alpha/beta fold hydrolase, translated as MRFSLFAAVGAACLLAGCATTQTASAPEPPLATESFTALKPSKVRTLVVIVHDDLRNGAPVDYADFAQQAATATQGAAVVVMRPGYGDADGPVSPGVRPRDIGDGYGPGQVQLLGQSVQALRARYRHARTILVGHGGGAVLAANLAATRPLLVDAMLLVGCPCALPEWRRHMARRDRAFAEPVDSLDPLQTVGGIAPTARVGIVVGNEKARVPARIARLYAEALALRGIAVDYRQVDGSDGELLKSNDVIQLLARLSNDDAQGDSRP; from the coding sequence ATGCGCTTTAGCCTGTTCGCGGCTGTCGGCGCCGCATGTCTGCTGGCCGGATGCGCCACGACGCAGACCGCCAGCGCGCCCGAACCGCCGCTGGCAACCGAAAGCTTCACCGCGCTCAAACCGTCAAAGGTCAGAACGCTGGTCGTGATCGTCCATGACGATCTGCGGAACGGCGCGCCGGTCGACTATGCCGATTTCGCGCAACAGGCCGCAACAGCGACGCAGGGCGCGGCGGTGGTCGTGATGCGGCCTGGCTATGGCGATGCCGATGGCCCGGTCAGCCCCGGCGTACGCCCGCGCGACATCGGCGACGGATATGGTCCCGGTCAGGTACAGCTGCTGGGCCAGTCGGTTCAGGCGTTGCGCGCGCGTTATCGTCATGCGCGGACCATTCTGGTCGGTCATGGCGGCGGCGCGGTGCTGGCGGCGAACCTTGCAGCAACGCGGCCGTTGCTGGTCGATGCGATGCTGCTGGTCGGGTGCCCATGCGCGTTGCCCGAATGGCGGCGGCACATGGCCCGACGCGACCGCGCCTTTGCCGAGCCGGTCGACAGCCTCGACCCGTTGCAGACGGTCGGCGGCATCGCTCCCACCGCGCGCGTCGGGATCGTTGTGGGGAACGAGAAGGCGCGCGTGCCGGCCCGAATCGCCCGCCTTTATGCAGAGGCGCTGGCGCTACGCGGGATCGCCGTCGATTACCGTCAGGTCGACGGCAGCGACGGCGAGTTGCTGAAAAGCAATGACGTAATCCAGTTACTTGCGCGACTTAGCAACGATGATGCACAGGGTGATTCGCGCCCATGA
- a CDS encoding HAD-IA family hydrolase, whose translation MSNRLAIFDCDGTLVDSQANICIAMEQCFAAHGLPAPDRGDIRRIVGLSLVEAMCALLPDASDEQHRAMAEDYKRAFQTLRGNGGLLDEPLFDGIAESLDALEADGWLLGVATGKSDRGLSLILAHHGLSRRFVTLQTADRHPSKPHPAMVHAAIAEAGATPETSVMIGDTSFDMAMGAAAGVRPIGVAWGYHAPDELRDAGALVVADHASELARLARGTY comes from the coding sequence TTGAGCAACCGGCTCGCGATTTTCGACTGTGATGGCACGTTGGTCGACAGTCAGGCGAATATCTGCATCGCGATGGAGCAATGCTTCGCCGCGCATGGCCTACCCGCGCCCGATCGCGGCGACATTCGCCGCATCGTCGGACTGAGTCTGGTCGAAGCGATGTGCGCGCTGTTGCCCGATGCGTCCGACGAACAGCACCGAGCGATGGCGGAGGATTACAAGCGCGCCTTTCAGACGCTGCGCGGCAATGGTGGCCTGCTGGACGAACCACTGTTCGACGGGATTGCCGAATCGCTCGACGCGCTGGAGGCCGATGGTTGGTTGTTAGGCGTGGCAACGGGGAAGTCGGATCGCGGACTATCCCTGATCCTGGCACATCACGGCCTGTCGCGTCGCTTCGTCACGTTGCAGACCGCCGACCGGCATCCGTCCAAACCGCATCCGGCGATGGTCCACGCCGCCATCGCAGAGGCAGGCGCCACGCCGGAAACGTCGGTAATGATCGGCGACACGAGCTTCGATATGGCGATGGGCGCGGCGGCAGGGGTCAGGCCGATCGGGGTCGCGTGGGGCTACCACGCGCCGGATGAACTGCGCGACGCGGGCGCTCTGGTGGTAGCCGACCATGCCAGCGAACTGGCGCGGCTGGCGCGCGGCACCTATTAA
- the ubiB gene encoding 2-polyprenylphenol 6-hydroxylase has translation MTAPAIHLWRLLKWGRTLARHGALTEIERSPNTPLAVRRVARLARLGARVPRRPAYADAFQAIGPAAIKLGQTLATRPDLVGDEAALDLMRLQDALPPVPFEDVRAVMQASFGRPLETLFTEIEPVPIGAASIAQVHRATTTDGRRVAIKVIRPGVEAEFTRAIDTYEWAAAQIEQMGGEAARLRPRLTIDTFKRWTLRELDLRREAASASELAQGMTAEPDFVVPAIDWQRTTGKVLTLEWIDGIKLSNRDALIAAGHDLPALASKLVRAFLRQAIADGFFHADMHQGNLFALPGGRIAAIDFGIMGRIDRRARVWLAEILYGLITGNYRRVAEIHFEAGYVPPHHNVAEFATALRAVGEPVRGMATKDMSVGMMLDSLFNITRDFDMQTQPHLLLLQKTMVMVEGVATSLDPDVNLWDVGAPFIGEWLRTELGPEAAIADRLVEDLQTFARLPQLIRNIERRYPNPGGAPPAPPLREIEVIRVGGGWRYAAMALLGAGVGVAGALFLA, from the coding sequence GTGACCGCACCCGCAATCCATTTGTGGCGCCTGCTGAAATGGGGGCGCACGCTTGCCCGCCACGGCGCGCTGACCGAGATCGAGCGCAGCCCGAACACGCCGCTGGCGGTGCGCCGCGTCGCGCGTCTTGCGCGCCTGGGCGCGCGCGTGCCCCGGCGCCCGGCCTATGCCGACGCGTTTCAGGCGATCGGCCCTGCGGCGATCAAGCTGGGCCAGACGCTGGCGACCCGCCCCGATCTGGTCGGGGACGAAGCCGCGCTGGACCTGATGCGCCTTCAGGACGCGTTGCCGCCTGTCCCGTTCGAAGATGTGCGCGCGGTCATGCAGGCCAGCTTTGGCCGCCCGCTGGAGACGCTGTTTACCGAGATCGAGCCGGTGCCGATCGGTGCCGCCTCCATCGCGCAGGTTCACCGCGCGACGACGACCGACGGCCGCCGCGTCGCCATCAAGGTCATTCGCCCCGGTGTCGAGGCCGAGTTCACGCGCGCCATCGACACCTATGAATGGGCCGCCGCCCAGATCGAGCAGATGGGCGGAGAGGCCGCGCGCCTGCGCCCGCGCCTGACCATCGACACGTTCAAGCGCTGGACGCTGCGCGAACTCGACCTGCGGCGCGAAGCGGCGTCCGCGTCGGAACTGGCACAGGGCATGACCGCCGAGCCGGATTTCGTCGTGCCCGCCATCGACTGGCAACGCACGACGGGCAAGGTGCTGACGCTGGAGTGGATCGACGGCATCAAGCTGTCCAACCGCGACGCGCTGATCGCGGCGGGTCACGACCTGCCCGCGCTGGCTTCCAAGCTAGTGCGCGCGTTCCTGCGACAGGCGATTGCCGACGGTTTCTTCCACGCCGACATGCATCAGGGCAATCTGTTCGCGCTGCCCGGCGGTCGAATCGCGGCGATCGATTTCGGCATCATGGGCCGCATCGACCGGCGCGCGCGGGTGTGGCTGGCGGAGATTCTCTACGGCCTGATCACCGGCAATTACCGCCGCGTGGCCGAAATCCATTTCGAGGCGGGCTATGTTCCGCCGCATCACAATGTCGCCGAATTCGCAACCGCCCTTCGCGCCGTGGGAGAGCCGGTGCGCGGCATGGCGACGAAGGACATGTCGGTCGGCATGATGCTGGACAGCCTGTTCAACATCACGCGCGATTTCGACATGCAGACCCAGCCGCATCTGCTGCTGCTGCAAAAGACGATGGTGATGGTTGAGGGCGTAGCGACCAGCCTGGACCCCGACGTCAACCTGTGGGACGTCGGCGCACCGTTCATCGGCGAATGGCTGCGGACCGAATTGGGGCCGGAAGCCGCGATTGCCGACCGGCTGGTCGAGGATCTTCAGACCTTTGCCCGCCTGCCCCAGCTGATCCGCAACATCGAACGCCGTTATCCCAATCCGGGCGGCGCACCCCCTGCCCCGCCACTGCGTGAGATCGAGGTGATCCGCGTCGGCGGCGGCTGGCGCTATGCGGCGATGGCGCTGCTGGGCGCGGGCGTCGGCGTCGCGGGCGCGCTTTTCCTGGCGTGA
- a CDS encoding M48 family metalloprotease, producing the protein MSQKGSMVFRQVLRKCGMAIVAAAALGGASKGAVAPDDYRATFEALRAADIRLQRIGERLATANAALCDRRQPALGVALHGPDQYLGDAKAAAIAHFAFSSPLGIAGTVPGGAADKAGLQADDSIVSIAGRGVDTLTPGPDDTAATARLAAFDRFVATLPDATPLSIEVRRAGAVMAREATPRPACRARFEQRDADDADVSADGVLVQISSRLLGELDDEGVAVLLAHELAHNVLSHRRRLDQAGVRRGLLAGFGRNVGLFRQTEVEADVLAVHLLARAGYDPELGARFWQSFGPRYAGGLRLRTHPAWRDRVATMMAEAPRARAAMAEGRMPALIASRNRPLDGNWQALLVEAD; encoded by the coding sequence ATGAGCCAGAAGGGGTCTATGGTGTTCCGCCAGGTGCTTCGCAAGTGCGGGATGGCGATCGTCGCGGCGGCAGCGCTGGGCGGTGCGAGCAAGGGCGCGGTAGCGCCCGACGATTATCGCGCGACGTTCGAGGCCCTGCGCGCCGCCGATATCCGGTTGCAGCGGATTGGCGAGCGGCTGGCCACCGCCAATGCCGCCCTGTGCGACCGGCGACAGCCCGCGCTGGGCGTCGCGCTGCACGGGCCGGACCAATATCTGGGCGATGCCAAGGCAGCCGCGATCGCGCACTTCGCCTTTTCATCGCCGCTGGGCATTGCGGGCACGGTGCCGGGCGGCGCGGCAGACAAGGCCGGGTTGCAGGCCGATGATTCAATCGTAAGCATCGCGGGGCGGGGCGTGGACACGCTTACACCCGGCCCCGACGACACTGCCGCAACCGCACGGCTGGCGGCATTCGACCGCTTTGTCGCAACGCTTCCCGATGCAACACCGCTGTCCATCGAAGTGCGCCGCGCCGGGGCGGTAATGGCGCGCGAAGCGACGCCGCGCCCCGCATGTCGCGCCCGTTTCGAACAGCGCGATGCCGATGACGCCGATGTCAGCGCCGACGGCGTGCTGGTCCAGATCAGCTCACGCCTGCTGGGGGAACTGGATGACGAGGGCGTTGCCGTGCTGCTGGCCCATGAACTGGCGCACAATGTGCTGAGCCATCGGCGGCGGCTGGATCAGGCGGGTGTGCGCCGCGGGCTGCTGGCCGGATTTGGCCGCAATGTCGGCCTGTTCCGCCAGACCGAGGTGGAGGCCGATGTGCTGGCCGTGCATCTGCTGGCGCGGGCGGGCTATGACCCGGAACTGGGTGCCCGGTTCTGGCAGAGCTTCGGCCCGCGTTATGCCGGGGGACTGCGGCTTCGCACGCACCCGGCATGGCGCGACCGGGTGGCGACCATGATGGCAGAGGCGCCACGCGCACGCGCCGCAATGGCAGAGGGGCGGATGCCCGCGCTGATCGCTTCGCGCAACCGTCCGCTGGATGGAAACTGGCAGGCGCTGCTGGTCGAAGCGGATTAG
- the dut gene encoding dUTP diphosphatase, which translates to MTAPAIQIALKRLPHGQGLPLPSYASLGAAGLDVVAAEDLLLTPGARHAVATGFAIAIPAGFEVQVRPRSGLALKHGITCLNTPGTIDSDYRGEVKVILANLGSEAFEVKRGERIAQLVPAAVQPARFVEVETLDDTSRGAGGFGSTGR; encoded by the coding sequence ATGACAGCTCCCGCCATCCAGATCGCCCTGAAGCGCCTGCCCCATGGCCAAGGTCTTCCCCTGCCCAGCTATGCCAGCCTGGGCGCCGCCGGACTTGATGTCGTTGCGGCAGAGGATCTGTTGCTGACGCCGGGCGCCCGCCACGCGGTGGCGACCGGCTTTGCCATAGCCATTCCCGCCGGGTTCGAAGTGCAGGTGCGGCCCCGGTCCGGGCTGGCGCTGAAACACGGCATCACCTGCCTCAACACACCGGGCACGATCGACAGCGACTATCGCGGTGAGGTGAAGGTCATCCTGGCCAATCTGGGCAGCGAGGCGTTCGAGGTGAAGCGCGGTGAGCGCATCGCCCAGTTGGTACCCGCCGCGGTCCAGCCCGCCCGCTTCGTCGAGGTGGAGACGCTGGACGACACCTCGCGCGGGGCCGGTGGTTTCGGGTCCACCGGGCGGTAA
- a CDS encoding RluA family pseudouridine synthase: MSEKLEAQVRQFTVDADDDGIRLDRWFKRHLPDASFNLVSRWARTGQLRVDGARADPGDRVATGQTIRVPPADTAPPSARPKRERAPLTDEQIEMAQAMVIHRDAQAIVLNKLPGLATQGGTRTHDHVDGLLDALSFEREDRPKLVHRLDKDTSGALLLARTARAAAFFSRHFSGRSAKKVYWALVVGVPDIADGLIELPLAKQPGTGGEKMHVDEENGQPARSRYRVIERAGNRAAWVELQPHTGRTHQLRVHMAAIGHPIVGDGKYGGQAAFLTGGVSRKMHLHARRIRIDHPDGGKLDITAEPPAHIAETLEMLGFDPALGNVPFDDSPPPATREVKKARAKAHAKQVRKERRGERRGRGKS, from the coding sequence ATGAGCGAGAAATTGGAAGCACAGGTCCGCCAGTTCACCGTCGATGCCGATGACGACGGCATTCGGCTGGACCGATGGTTCAAGCGCCATTTGCCGGATGCGAGTTTCAACCTTGTCTCGCGCTGGGCGCGGACCGGGCAGTTGCGCGTCGACGGCGCGCGGGCCGATCCGGGCGACCGCGTGGCGACGGGCCAGACCATCCGCGTCCCCCCGGCGGACACTGCCCCGCCCAGCGCGCGGCCGAAACGCGAACGCGCGCCGCTGACCGACGAACAGATCGAAATGGCGCAGGCGATGGTCATCCACCGCGACGCGCAGGCGATCGTGCTGAACAAGCTCCCCGGTCTGGCGACACAGGGCGGCACGCGCACCCATGACCATGTCGACGGGCTGCTCGACGCCCTGTCGTTCGAGCGGGAGGATCGGCCCAAGCTGGTCCACCGGCTGGACAAGGATACGTCGGGCGCGCTGCTGCTGGCGCGTACCGCGCGCGCAGCAGCATTCTTCTCGCGTCATTTCTCAGGCCGCTCGGCCAAGAAGGTCTATTGGGCGCTGGTCGTCGGCGTGCCCGATATTGCGGATGGCCTGATCGAACTGCCGCTCGCCAAGCAACCGGGAACCGGCGGCGAGAAGATGCATGTGGACGAGGAAAACGGTCAGCCCGCGCGTAGCCGTTACCGGGTGATCGAACGCGCGGGCAATCGCGCCGCCTGGGTCGAGCTGCAACCGCATACGGGCCGCACCCATCAGTTGCGCGTGCACATGGCGGCCATCGGTCACCCGATCGTCGGTGACGGCAAATATGGCGGACAGGCCGCGTTCCTGACCGGCGGCGTCAGCCGTAAGATGCACCTGCACGCCCGGCGCATCCGCATCGACCATCCCGATGGCGGCAAGCTGGACATCACCGCCGAACCGCCCGCGCATATCGCCGAAACGCTGGAGATGCTGGGTTTCGACCCGGCACTCGGCAATGTTCCGTTCGACGACAGTCCACCGCCGGCGACGCGCGAAGTGAAAAAGGCACGGGCCAAGGCGCACGCCAAGCAGGTGCGCAAGGAGCGGCGGGGCGAACGGCGCGGTCGGGGGAAGAGTTGA
- the coaBC gene encoding bifunctional phosphopantothenoylcysteine decarboxylase/phosphopantothenate--cysteine ligase CoaBC has translation MKRVLLIVGGGIAAYKVCELIRLLRRSGIGVRCVLTDGGAQFVTPMTLAALSEAPVHTSLWDLKDEAEMGHIQLSREADLVVVAPATADLLARMAAGIADDLATTLLLATDKPVLAAPAMNVRMWLHPATRRNVDQLRADGVTVMTPDEGAMACGEYGPGRLPEPAAIADAIIAALNPDRRLAGRHILITAGPTHEPIDPVRYIANRSSGRQGFEIAAACAAMGARVTLVSGPVTLPTPPGVERIDVETAQEMADAVAAALPADVAVMVAAVADWRVEAAAGQKLKKGTMAPGLSLVPNPDILATLGHSPARPRLLIGFAAETERVVEHASAKRVAKGADWIVANDVSGDVMGGEANAVHIVTADGVETWPRASKVAVARQLAERIADAL, from the coding sequence ATGAAGCGCGTGTTGCTGATCGTCGGCGGCGGCATTGCCGCCTACAAGGTTTGCGAGCTGATCCGGTTGCTTCGGCGCTCGGGGATCGGCGTGCGGTGCGTCCTGACCGATGGCGGCGCGCAGTTCGTGACCCCCATGACCCTGGCCGCGCTCAGCGAAGCGCCCGTCCATACCAGCCTGTGGGACCTGAAGGACGAGGCGGAGATGGGGCACATCCAGCTCAGCCGCGAAGCCGATCTGGTCGTCGTCGCTCCCGCGACTGCCGACCTGCTGGCGCGGATGGCCGCCGGCATCGCCGACGATCTGGCGACCACCCTGCTGCTCGCCACCGACAAGCCCGTGCTGGCCGCTCCCGCAATGAACGTCCGTATGTGGCTGCACCCCGCCACCCGCCGCAATGTCGATCAATTGCGAGCCGATGGCGTCACGGTGATGACGCCCGATGAAGGCGCGATGGCGTGCGGCGAATATGGCCCCGGCCGCCTGCCCGAACCCGCCGCCATTGCCGACGCGATCATCGCCGCGCTCAATCCCGACCGCCGTCTGGCCGGACGCCATATCCTGATTACCGCCGGACCGACGCATGAGCCGATCGACCCGGTGCGTTACATCGCCAACCGTTCGTCCGGGCGGCAGGGTTTCGAGATCGCCGCCGCCTGTGCCGCGATGGGCGCGCGCGTGACATTGGTCAGCGGCCCGGTGACGCTGCCCACCCCGCCCGGTGTCGAGCGGATCGACGTCGAAACCGCGCAGGAAATGGCCGATGCGGTTGCCGCCGCCCTGCCCGCCGATGTCGCGGTCATGGTCGCCGCCGTCGCCGACTGGCGCGTGGAGGCAGCCGCCGGGCAGAAGCTGAAAAAGGGGACGATGGCCCCCGGCCTGTCGTTGGTGCCCAATCCCGACATTCTTGCCACGCTGGGCCATTCGCCCGCCCGCCCCCGCCTGCTGATCGGGTTTGCCGCAGAGACCGAGCGCGTGGTCGAACATGCGTCGGCCAAGCGTGTGGCCAAGGGCGCGGACTGGATCGTTGCCAATGACGTGTCGGGCGATGTGATGGGTGGAGAGGCCAATGCCGTCCACATCGTCACCGCCGACGGCGTCGAAACCTGGCCGCGCGCCTCCAAGGTGGCGGTCGCGCGCCAACTTGCCGAAAGGATCGCCGATGCGCTTTAG
- a CDS encoding ThiF family adenylyltransferase: MAGLTDAQLDRYARHIVLHELGGGGQARLLAAHVVVIGAGGIGSPAIQYLAAAGVGRLTIIDDDRIDRSNLQRQTLFSDTDIGAEKAVRAAEAAMRINPDVDARPVVPRIDADNAAALIAGADAVLDGCDNFATRLIVADAALAARIPLVSAAVTQFEGQLATYRGWESDRPCYRCVVGSDPDRPGTSCAEVGVLGAMAGVIGSMAALEAIRTIAPFGEDMAGRLLIADGLAMRFRTLSVPKDPGCAACGP, encoded by the coding sequence ATGGCCGGACTGACCGACGCGCAACTGGACCGGTATGCGCGCCATATCGTGCTGCATGAACTGGGCGGGGGCGGGCAGGCGCGATTGCTGGCGGCGCATGTGGTGGTCATCGGCGCGGGCGGCATCGGATCACCGGCGATCCAGTATCTGGCGGCGGCGGGCGTCGGGCGGCTAACGATCATCGACGATGACCGCATCGACCGGTCGAACCTTCAGCGGCAAACGCTGTTCAGCGACACCGATATTGGCGCCGAAAAGGCGGTTCGCGCGGCGGAAGCGGCGATGCGGATCAACCCTGATGTCGACGCGCGCCCGGTTGTGCCGCGGATCGACGCGGACAATGCCGCCGCGCTGATCGCCGGGGCCGACGCGGTGCTGGACGGGTGCGACAATTTCGCGACTCGCCTGATCGTGGCCGATGCCGCGCTGGCCGCGCGCATTCCGCTGGTGTCCGCAGCGGTCACGCAGTTTGAGGGACAGCTTGCCACCTATCGCGGGTGGGAATCGGATCGCCCCTGCTATCGCTGCGTCGTCGGCAGCGATCCCGACCGGCCCGGCACCAGTTGCGCCGAAGTCGGGGTGCTGGGCGCGATGGCGGGCGTCATCGGCAGCATGGCCGCGCTGGAGGCCATTCGAACCATTGCCCCCTTTGGCGAGGATATGGCCGGCCGGCTGTTGATCGCCGACGGGCTGGCGATGCGGTTTCGCACGCTGTCGGTGCCAAAGGACCCCGGCTGCGCGGCCTGCGGGCCCTAA
- a CDS encoding class I SAM-dependent methyltransferase, which produces MTDTVSFGYEDVAPAEKTARVGEVFKNVASRYDLMNDAMSAGLHRMWKDVFVRRVKPRAGEHILDMAGGTGDIAFRMAPSGAAITVADINPAMLAVGMERAAKRGIDGLVWTEANAETLQFPDRFFDAYTIAFGIRNVTDIPAALREAHRALRRGGRFFCLEFSTTLWPGFAEVYDAYSHRLVPKLGQALAGDADSYRYLIESIRRFPDMARFEAMIGEAGFVQTRVEPMLGGLVAIHSGWKI; this is translated from the coding sequence GGCGAAGTCTTCAAGAACGTCGCAAGCCGCTATGACCTGATGAACGACGCCATGTCGGCGGGCCTGCACCGGATGTGGAAGGACGTGTTCGTGCGCCGGGTAAAACCGCGCGCGGGCGAACATATCCTCGACATGGCGGGCGGCACCGGCGACATCGCGTTCCGCATGGCGCCATCGGGCGCGGCGATCACCGTCGCAGACATCAATCCGGCGATGCTGGCAGTCGGCATGGAGCGCGCTGCCAAGCGCGGCATCGACGGCCTTGTCTGGACCGAGGCGAATGCAGAGACGCTGCAATTCCCCGACCGTTTTTTCGATGCCTATACCATCGCCTTCGGCATCCGGAACGTCACCGACATTCCAGCCGCACTACGCGAAGCGCACCGCGCGCTGAGGCGCGGCGGGCGGTTCTTCTGCCTGGAGTTCTCGACCACGCTGTGGCCCGGCTTTGCAGAGGTGTACGACGCCTATTCGCACCGGCTGGTCCCCAAGCTGGGTCAGGCGCTGGCCGGGGATGCCGACAGCTATCGCTATCTGATCGAATCGATCCGCCGCTTTCCCGATATGGCCCGGTTCGAGGCGATGATCGGCGAGGCGGGCTTTGTGCAGACGCGCGTCGAACCGATGCTGGGCGGGCTGGTCGCGATTCACAGCGGCTGGAAGATTTGA
- a CDS encoding metallophosphoesterase family protein: protein MLKRILKAIQPRDEVPPASVPAGERVYAIGDIHGRLDRFDELLAMIDADNAARAPARTHLILLGDLVDRGPDSAGVIRRAMELASTRSDVRFLRGNHEELFLTALEGQAKAMRIFCQVGGRETLLSYGMSRRDYDNATFEALKEAAPSVVPAEHLAFLAGFEDSIVIGDYVFVHAGVRPGVAIEDQLPSDLRWIRREFLDHRGPFGKMVVHGHTITADVDMRPNRIGIDTGAYASGRLTALALEDTAHWFLQTKKDESTDRNAGATNATMAAQ, encoded by the coding sequence ATGCTCAAGCGCATCTTGAAGGCGATTCAACCACGTGATGAAGTGCCGCCGGCGTCGGTGCCGGCTGGTGAGCGCGTCTATGCGATCGGCGACATCCACGGACGGCTGGATCGGTTCGACGAATTGCTGGCGATGATTGACGCCGACAATGCCGCGCGCGCGCCGGCTCGCACGCACCTGATCCTGCTGGGCGACCTGGTCGACCGCGGACCTGATTCGGCCGGCGTAATCCGGCGGGCGATGGAGCTGGCATCGACGCGCAGCGACGTCCGCTTCCTGCGCGGCAATCACGAGGAACTGTTCCTGACCGCGCTTGAGGGGCAGGCAAAGGCGATGCGGATTTTCTGCCAGGTCGGCGGTCGCGAGACCCTGTTGTCCTATGGCATGTCGCGGCGCGACTATGACAATGCGACGTTCGAAGCGCTGAAGGAAGCCGCCCCGTCGGTCGTACCGGCGGAGCATCTGGCGTTTCTGGCCGGGTTCGAGGATTCGATCGTCATCGGCGACTATGTCTTCGTCCATGCAGGCGTCCGTCCCGGCGTCGCGATCGAGGATCAGCTACCCAGCGACCTGCGCTGGATCCGGCGCGAATTCCTGGATCATCGCGGGCCGTTCGGAAAAATGGTGGTGCATGGCCATACCATCACTGCCGACGTCGACATGCGCCCGAACCGGATCGGTATCGACACCGGCGCCTATGCCAGCGGACGACTGACCGCCCTCGCGCTGGAAGATACGGCGCACTGGTTCCTCCAGACCAAAAAAGACGAATCGACCGATCGCAACGCGGGTGCGACGAATGCCACCATGGCGGCGCAATAA